The proteins below are encoded in one region of Limnohabitans sp. 63ED37-2:
- a CDS encoding 5'-methylthioadenosine/adenosylhomocysteine nucleosidase gives MAVIGIMSAMHEELAAVLSAMPDEQRLQVAGRDFWVGHWQGHSVVAVLSRIGKVAAATTATVLLERFGVDTLVFTGVAGGLGSGVRVGDVVVADGLVQHDMDASPLFPRHEVPLYGRARFEADAKLAVQLAQASEQVLADAALHLGPSTLAEFQLNTPRVHRGLILSGDRFVSTSAESHALRQALPEALAVEMEGAAVAQVCHDYGVPFAAVRTISDRADDTAHTDFQRFIREVASSYSLAIVSQWLRQRALD, from the coding sequence ATGGCAGTGATCGGCATCATGAGCGCCATGCACGAAGAGCTGGCGGCCGTGCTGTCGGCAATGCCTGACGAGCAGCGCTTGCAGGTAGCCGGGCGCGACTTTTGGGTCGGCCATTGGCAAGGCCACTCGGTGGTGGCGGTGCTCTCGCGCATCGGCAAGGTGGCCGCGGCCACCACGGCCACGGTGCTGCTCGAGCGCTTTGGGGTCGACACCTTGGTTTTCACGGGTGTGGCGGGCGGGCTGGGCTCTGGGGTGCGGGTGGGTGATGTGGTGGTGGCCGATGGTTTGGTGCAACACGACATGGACGCCTCGCCGCTGTTTCCGCGTCATGAGGTGCCGCTGTATGGCCGTGCCCGTTTTGAGGCCGATGCCAAGCTGGCTGTTCAACTGGCACAAGCCAGCGAGCAGGTGTTGGCCGATGCCGCGCTGCACCTTGGCCCAAGCACCTTGGCCGAGTTCCAATTGAATACGCCTCGCGTGCATCGAGGCTTGATCCTCAGTGGCGACCGTTTTGTCTCGACCTCGGCCGAAAGCCATGCGCTGCGCCAAGCACTGCCTGAGGCCTTGGCGGTGGAAATGGAGGGCGCAGCGGTGGCGCAGGTGTGCCACGATTACGGTGTGCCTTTTGCGGCGGTGCGCACCATCTCCGACCGCGCAGACGACACGGCGCACACCGACTTTCAGCGCTTCATCCGCGAGGTGGCCAGCAGTTACAGTTTGGCCATTGTGTCGCAGTGGCTGCGCCAGCGGGCGCTGGACTGA
- a CDS encoding long-chain-fatty-acid--CoA ligase codes for MNANPIWLKSYPEGVPADINPNAYSSLVGLLEDSFSKYSERIAYSFMGKDFSFAQTDQDSLAMAAYLQSLGLSKGDRVAIMMPNVPQYPVAVAAVLRAGLVVVNVNPLYTARELEHQLKDSGAKAIVTIENFAATLEKCIAQTPVQHVVLASMGDRLGLLKGSLVNYVVRNVKKMVPAFNLPQGVRFNEALSKGRQQAFRKPELSADDIAVLQYTGGTTGVSKGAVLLHRNVIANVLQSEAWNEPAMKRMPEGQQPTSVCALPLYHIFAFTVNMMLGLRMGGKTILIPNPRDLPAVLKELSKHTFHSFPAVNTLFNGLANHPDFGTVNWSNLLVSLGGGTAVTPNVAKLWLEKTGCPICEGYGLSETSPSASCNPTTSTEFTGTIGVPIPGTWMKLLDDDGNEITTPGTPGEIAIKGPQVMAGYWQRPDETAKVMTADGYFKSGDVGIVDARGYFKIVDRKKDMILVSGFNVYPNEVEEVASGCPGVLECAAIGVPDEKTGETVKLVVVRKDPALTEAQIIAYCRDNMTAYKQPRVIEFRDELPKTPVGKILRRELRAKA; via the coding sequence ATGAACGCGAATCCCATTTGGCTCAAGAGTTACCCCGAAGGCGTCCCGGCCGACATCAATCCGAACGCCTACAGTTCTTTGGTCGGTTTGCTGGAAGACAGTTTTTCCAAATATTCAGAGCGCATTGCCTACAGCTTCATGGGCAAGGATTTCAGCTTCGCCCAAACCGACCAAGACAGCTTGGCCATGGCGGCTTACCTGCAATCCTTGGGCCTGAGCAAGGGCGATCGCGTGGCCATCATGATGCCCAATGTGCCGCAGTACCCGGTGGCTGTGGCGGCTGTTTTGCGTGCGGGTTTGGTGGTGGTCAACGTCAATCCGCTCTACACCGCCCGCGAACTGGAGCACCAACTCAAGGATTCAGGCGCCAAAGCCATCGTGACCATCGAAAACTTTGCCGCCACGCTGGAAAAATGCATCGCCCAAACCCCTGTGCAGCATGTGGTGCTGGCGTCCATGGGTGACCGCTTGGGCCTGCTCAAGGGCAGCTTGGTCAACTACGTGGTGCGCAACGTCAAGAAGATGGTGCCCGCCTTCAATTTGCCCCAAGGGGTTCGTTTCAATGAAGCCCTGAGCAAGGGGCGCCAGCAGGCGTTTCGCAAACCCGAGCTTTCTGCCGATGACATTGCCGTGCTGCAGTACACAGGCGGTACCACGGGTGTATCCAAAGGCGCGGTGCTTTTGCACCGCAACGTGATTGCGAACGTTTTGCAGTCCGAGGCTTGGAACGAGCCTGCCATGAAGCGCATGCCAGAAGGGCAGCAGCCCACTTCGGTGTGCGCTTTGCCGCTGTACCACATCTTCGCTTTCACAGTGAACATGATGCTGGGCCTGCGCATGGGTGGCAAAACCATTCTGATTCCCAATCCGCGTGATTTGCCTGCGGTCCTGAAAGAACTGTCCAAGCACACGTTCCACAGTTTTCCAGCTGTGAACACCTTGTTCAACGGTCTGGCCAACCACCCTGATTTCGGCACGGTGAATTGGTCGAATCTGCTGGTGTCTTTGGGCGGCGGCACGGCCGTGACGCCCAATGTCGCCAAACTCTGGCTGGAGAAAACAGGTTGCCCCATCTGCGAAGGTTATGGTTTGTCCGAAACCAGCCCTTCGGCCAGCTGCAACCCGACCACCAGCACTGAGTTCACTGGCACCATTGGTGTGCCGATTCCCGGCACTTGGATGAAGTTGCTCGACGACGATGGCAACGAAATCACCACCCCCGGCACTCCTGGCGAGATTGCCATCAAAGGCCCGCAGGTGATGGCCGGTTACTGGCAGCGCCCAGACGAAACCGCCAAGGTCATGACCGCCGATGGCTACTTCAAGTCGGGCGACGTTGGCATCGTGGATGCGCGAGGTTATTTCAAGATCGTGGACCGCAAAAAAGACATGATCTTGGTCAGCGGTTTCAACGTCTACCCCAACGAAGTGGAAGAAGTCGCCTCCGGATGCCCCGGCGTGCTGGAGTGCGCAGCCATTGGTGTGCCCGATGAGAAAACGGGCGAGACCGTCAAGTTGGTGGTGGTGCGCAAGGACCCGGCGTTGACCGAGGCACAAATCATCGCTTACTGCCGCGACAACATGACCGCTTACAAACAGCCTCGTGTGATCGAGTTCCGCGACGAATTGCCCAAGACCCCAGTGGGTAAAATTTTGAGGCGCGAATTGCGCGCCAAGGCCTGA
- the pntB gene encoding Re/Si-specific NAD(P)(+) transhydrogenase subunit beta, translating to MSASLATVAYIGATILFILSLGGLSNQETARRGNLYGMIGMSLAVLATIFGPQVTAEGIPMIVGSVLVGALIGLYAARKVQMTQMPELVALMHSMVGMAAALVGYATYVDPEASKNLEGAAHAIHAGEIYIGIFIGAVTFSGSVAAFGKLSGRIGGSPLLLPARHWLNLVGLIAVIYFGREFMNAQTVEEGMVPLFIMTAIALLFGIHMVMAIGGADMPVVVSMLNSYSGWAAAATGFMLSNDLLIVIGALVGSSGAILSYIMCNAMNRSFISVIAGGFGTTAAAPKPTGEAAEPQGEVSPILAAETAEMLRDAKNVIIVPGYGMAVAQAQHTVFEITKTLRDKGVNVRFGIHPVAGRMPGHMNVLLAEAKVPYDIVFEMDELNDDFPDTDVAIVIGANDIVNPAAQDDPTSPIAGMPVLEVWKARTSIVMKRSMASGYAGVDNPLFYKDNNRMLFGDAKKMLDEVLMVLKA from the coding sequence ATGTCTGCAAGTCTTGCAACGGTCGCCTACATCGGCGCGACCATTCTTTTCATCCTCAGCCTGGGTGGTTTGTCCAACCAGGAAACCGCACGGCGCGGCAACCTCTACGGCATGATCGGCATGAGCCTGGCCGTGCTGGCCACCATCTTTGGCCCGCAAGTCACGGCCGAAGGCATTCCCATGATCGTGGGCTCTGTGCTGGTGGGTGCGCTCATTGGTCTGTACGCTGCACGCAAAGTGCAGATGACCCAAATGCCCGAGCTCGTGGCGCTCATGCACAGCATGGTCGGTATGGCCGCGGCACTGGTGGGTTACGCCACTTATGTGGATCCAGAAGCCTCCAAGAATTTGGAAGGCGCGGCTCATGCCATCCACGCGGGTGAAATCTACATCGGCATCTTCATCGGCGCGGTGACCTTCTCGGGTTCGGTCGCGGCATTTGGCAAGTTGTCCGGCCGCATCGGCGGCAGCCCTTTGTTGCTGCCTGCCCGCCACTGGCTCAACTTGGTGGGTTTGATCGCGGTGATTTACTTCGGTCGTGAGTTCATGAACGCCCAGACGGTGGAAGAGGGCATGGTGCCTTTGTTCATCATGACCGCCATTGCCTTGCTGTTCGGTATCCACATGGTCATGGCCATTGGTGGCGCCGACATGCCCGTGGTGGTGTCCATGCTCAACAGCTACTCCGGCTGGGCCGCAGCGGCCACCGGCTTCATGCTCTCCAATGACTTGCTGATCGTGATCGGCGCCTTGGTGGGTTCCAGTGGCGCGATTTTGTCCTACATCATGTGCAATGCCATGAACCGCAGCTTCATCAGCGTGATCGCTGGGGGCTTTGGCACCACAGCCGCAGCGCCTAAGCCCACAGGCGAAGCGGCCGAGCCGCAAGGTGAAGTCAGTCCTATCTTGGCCGCTGAGACTGCCGAAATGTTGCGCGACGCCAAGAACGTGATCATCGTGCCGGGCTACGGCATGGCCGTGGCCCAAGCCCAGCACACGGTGTTTGAAATCACCAAGACACTGCGCGACAAAGGTGTGAACGTGCGCTTTGGCATCCACCCCGTCGCGGGCCGCATGCCTGGCCACATGAACGTTTTGTTGGCCGAGGCCAAAGTGCCTTACGACATCGTGTTCGAGATGGACGAACTCAACGATGACTTCCCGGACACCGACGTGGCCATCGTCATCGGTGCCAACGACATCGTGAACCCGGCCGCCCAAGACGACCCGACCAGCCCGATCGCCGGCATGCCGGTGCTCGAGGTGTGGAAGGCCCGCACCAGCATTGTGATGAAGCGCTCTATGGCCAGCGGCTATGCGGGCGTGGACAACCCGCTGTTTTACAAAGACAACAACCGCATGTTGTTTGGTGATGCCAAAAAGATGCTCGACGAGGTCTTGATGGTCTTGAAGGCTTAA
- a CDS encoding Re/Si-specific NAD(P)(+) transhydrogenase subunit alpha: MQTGDHAPKPQRIGVPREIFPGEKRVASVPDAVTKLVKLGFAVVVEQGAGELADLSDASYVEAGATIAPNAAALWSGSDIVFKVRAPTPDEVALMHEGQTLIGFLWPAQNPDLMQQLAAKKVTALSIDALPRTLSRAQKMDALTSMAGVSGYRAVVESANAFGRFFNGQITAAGKVPPAKVFIAGAGVAGLAAIGAAASLGAIVRANDTRAEVADQVVSLGGEFVKVDYEEEGSGGGGYAKVMSEGFQAAQREMYAKQAKECDIIITTALIPGKPAPKLITAEMVQSMKPGSVIVDMAAEQGGNCELTEPGKAVVKHGVTIVGYTDLASRMARQSSTLYGTNLFRLTEELCKTKDGVINVNMEDDAIRGLTVIKNGEITWPAPPLVVAPKPAAKPAAAPAAKKGHGHGEPSGPMPVGQLLIVSAVAAVLLVLVGAYAPAAFLSHFTVFVLACFVGYMVVWNVKPALHTPLMSVTNAISSIIAIGALVQISPLAAAGRPNTLIAILASLALVLTAINMFGGFAVTQRMLAMFRK; the protein is encoded by the coding sequence ATGCAAACAGGCGATCACGCCCCCAAGCCTCAGCGCATTGGCGTACCCCGTGAGATTTTCCCCGGTGAAAAGCGGGTGGCCTCAGTCCCCGATGCGGTGACCAAACTCGTCAAACTCGGCTTTGCCGTGGTGGTCGAACAAGGCGCTGGCGAGCTGGCAGACCTGTCTGATGCATCTTATGTTGAAGCCGGCGCGACCATTGCCCCCAACGCCGCGGCGCTGTGGAGCGGCAGCGACATCGTCTTTAAAGTGCGTGCCCCCACACCCGACGAAGTGGCGCTGATGCACGAAGGCCAGACCTTGATCGGTTTCTTGTGGCCCGCCCAAAACCCCGATTTGATGCAGCAGTTGGCGGCCAAAAAGGTCACGGCGCTCTCCATTGACGCTTTGCCCCGCACATTGAGCCGCGCCCAGAAGATGGACGCGCTGACCTCCATGGCCGGTGTGAGTGGCTACCGCGCGGTGGTCGAGTCGGCCAACGCCTTTGGCCGTTTCTTCAACGGCCAGATCACGGCTGCGGGCAAAGTGCCCCCCGCCAAAGTGTTCATTGCCGGTGCCGGTGTGGCCGGTTTGGCCGCCATTGGCGCGGCCGCCAGCTTGGGTGCCATCGTGCGCGCCAACGACACCCGCGCCGAAGTGGCCGATCAGGTGGTTTCGCTCGGCGGTGAGTTCGTCAAAGTGGACTACGAAGAAGAAGGCTCGGGCGGTGGCGGTTACGCCAAGGTCATGAGCGAAGGCTTCCAAGCCGCGCAGCGCGAGATGTACGCCAAGCAGGCCAAAGAGTGCGACATCATCATCACCACCGCGCTGATTCCCGGCAAACCCGCACCCAAGCTGATCACCGCCGAAATGGTGCAAAGCATGAAGCCCGGCAGCGTGATCGTGGACATGGCCGCCGAGCAAGGCGGCAACTGCGAACTGACCGAGCCCGGCAAAGCCGTGGTGAAGCACGGCGTGACGATTGTGGGTTACACCGACCTGGCTTCGCGCATGGCGCGCCAGTCGTCCACCCTGTACGGTACCAACTTGTTCCGCTTGACCGAAGAGTTGTGCAAGACCAAAGATGGCGTGATCAACGTCAACATGGAAGACGACGCGATTCGGGGCCTGACGGTCATCAAAAACGGTGAAATCACTTGGCCTGCTCCGCCTCTGGTGGTGGCGCCCAAGCCTGCGGCCAAACCCGCTGCCGCGCCGGCCGCCAAAAAAGGCCACGGCCACGGCGAGCCCTCGGGCCCCATGCCGGTGGGCCAGTTGCTCATCGTTTCAGCGGTCGCCGCTGTGCTGCTGGTGCTGGTGGGCGCGTATGCGCCAGCGGCCTTCCTGTCGCACTTCACGGTGTTTGTGTTGGCCTGCTTTGTGGGCTACATGGTGGTCTGGAACGTCAAGCCCGCGCTGCACACCCCGCTCATGAGCGTGACCAACGCCATCAGCTCCATCATCGCCATTGGTGCGCTGGTGCAGATCTCGCCCTTGGCGGCGGCCGGGCGTCCCAACACGCTGATCGCCATCTTGGCCTCTTTGGCGCTGGTGCTGACGGCCATCAACATGTTTGGCGGCTTTGCCGTCACCCAGCGCATGCTGGCCATGTTCAGAAAATAA
- a CDS encoding NUDIX hydrolase: MDTRWKPNVTVAAIIERDGRYLLIEEHTQEGLRLNNPAGHLDPGESPAQACAREALEETAQPFTPTALVGIYLSRFQRPATGEDITYVRMAFCGDVGELQPHLSLDEGIVRTLWMTPEEVRASAERHRSPLVLRCIEDHLAGQRFPLEVIHTDPAVANLPPLST, encoded by the coding sequence ATGGATACCCGCTGGAAACCCAATGTCACCGTGGCCGCCATCATCGAGCGTGATGGCCGCTACCTCTTGATCGAAGAACACACGCAAGAGGGTTTGCGCCTGAACAATCCGGCAGGCCATTTGGACCCGGGCGAATCACCCGCACAGGCATGCGCCCGCGAAGCCCTGGAGGAAACGGCCCAGCCCTTCACACCCACCGCCTTGGTGGGGATTTACCTCTCCCGCTTTCAGCGTCCGGCAACCGGCGAAGACATCACTTATGTGCGCATGGCTTTTTGCGGCGACGTCGGTGAGCTGCAACCCCATTTGAGCCTGGACGAGGGCATCGTGCGCACACTCTGGATGACCCCAGAGGAAGTGCGGGCGAGCGCTGAGCGCCACCGCAGCCCACTGGTCTTGCGCTGCATCGAAGACCATCTGGCCGGACAACGCTTTCCACTTGAGGTGATCCATACCGACCCGGCAGTGGCGAATTTGCCGCCCTTGTCGACATGA
- a CDS encoding sulfite exporter TauE/SafE family protein, with amino-acid sequence MSPDLPTEALWLLTGAAAFAAGVLNAIAGGGSFLTFPALVFAGVPPLAANATSAMAVSPGYLGSVLGFRSELQTLPRALLHREVAIAAVGGLIGAGLLLVTPARVFSGLVPWLLLLATALFAAGPWLARRNSGQGHPAWRLPGLMGVAIYGGYFNGGLGILLMALYTLTGESRLNTVNALKNLNSFVLSLLSVAAFAVAGAIVWPQALWMMALATAGGWAGARLAKRLPVHWVRWLVIGTGLMMSVVFFTRTG; translated from the coding sequence ATGAGCCCCGATCTGCCCACCGAGGCCCTGTGGCTGCTCACAGGCGCGGCTGCTTTCGCCGCGGGCGTGCTCAACGCCATCGCTGGGGGTGGCAGCTTCCTCACTTTTCCAGCCTTGGTGTTTGCCGGTGTCCCCCCCTTGGCGGCCAACGCCACCAGCGCCATGGCCGTCAGCCCAGGTTACCTGGGCAGCGTACTGGGCTTTCGATCGGAATTGCAAACCCTGCCCCGCGCCCTGCTGCATCGGGAAGTGGCCATTGCTGCGGTGGGAGGTTTGATTGGCGCGGGCTTGCTCTTGGTCACGCCAGCACGGGTGTTCTCAGGCTTGGTGCCCTGGTTGCTGCTGCTGGCAACAGCCCTGTTTGCGGCAGGCCCCTGGCTTGCACGGCGCAATTCAGGTCAGGGCCACCCTGCTTGGCGGCTGCCGGGCCTGATGGGCGTGGCCATTTACGGCGGCTATTTCAACGGCGGCCTGGGCATTTTGTTGATGGCGCTGTACACCCTGACGGGTGAGAGCCGGTTGAACACGGTCAACGCGCTGAAAAATCTCAACTCGTTTGTGCTGTCTCTATTGTCGGTGGCCGCCTTTGCGGTGGCCGGGGCCATTGTCTGGCCGCAGGCGCTTTGGATGATGGCGCTGGCCACAGCGGGCGGCTGGGCGGGTGCGCGACTGGCCAAGCGCCTGCCCGTGCATTGGGTGCGCTGGCTGGTGATCGGCACGGGTTTGATGATGAGCGTGGTGTTTTTCACGCGAACGGGCTGA
- a CDS encoding GDSL-type esterase/lipase family protein yields the protein MKWMSPGQVVFCGVLACCCALVQAQIGPAPVNLMQVQALSDVPDLQCGLPAPASKPPRAVDPDPVEWPDQTEVDEQVKAFSKPESRRSEPSALAGPAAASLWSRANASVLRVGIWSDSHLAAGFFTQELQRLSRLAPDQVRAQFMPASLGRAGVRLPLRKTCVSPDWQYEPAHAQSAGAAHPGPGLVNMISRQDGAWLSMDLRNAAGLAERSRVRLLYQQTERPIVLALRVDAGPEQIINLQGPQGAAVLELAAQEAMSTLALRVVQGPFRLQGLESPLAPSVRLQMDVFGYPGATVGGWRHVRTESLTPWWPERPYDLVVLAFGTNEGNVQPFSAQSYRQMLEASVSQWRAVFPQTACLLIAPGDRGVLLRRSQKGGKSSPQAKKKVASDVLRFTRVHDEIGRIQKQVAQSHGCHAWSMFEAMGGAGSAYRWARQTPPLMARDLIHFTVPGYQRLAQLMAKDLGWGPALFEDSAAPAANR from the coding sequence ATGAAGTGGATGTCCCCTGGACAAGTGGTTTTTTGTGGGGTCTTGGCCTGTTGCTGCGCTTTGGTCCAGGCTCAAATCGGGCCGGCGCCCGTCAACCTGATGCAGGTGCAGGCATTGTCCGATGTGCCGGATTTGCAATGTGGTTTGCCGGCGCCTGCAAGCAAGCCCCCGCGTGCGGTCGATCCCGACCCGGTCGAATGGCCCGACCAGACCGAGGTCGATGAGCAGGTGAAGGCCTTTTCGAAGCCCGAATCCCGAAGGTCTGAGCCCAGCGCTTTGGCTGGGCCTGCCGCTGCATCTTTGTGGTCCCGCGCGAACGCTTCGGTGTTGCGCGTGGGCATTTGGAGCGACAGCCACCTGGCCGCAGGGTTTTTCACGCAGGAGTTGCAACGTTTGTCCAGGCTTGCGCCCGACCAGGTGCGTGCGCAATTCATGCCGGCCAGTCTGGGGCGTGCCGGCGTTCGCTTGCCTCTGCGCAAAACCTGTGTGAGCCCCGATTGGCAGTACGAGCCCGCCCATGCCCAAAGCGCTGGGGCGGCGCACCCCGGCCCTGGTCTGGTCAACATGATCAGCCGTCAGGACGGAGCTTGGCTGTCAATGGATCTGCGTAATGCAGCCGGGCTTGCCGAGCGTTCCCGTGTTCGTTTGCTTTACCAGCAGACCGAGCGACCGATTGTGCTGGCGCTGCGGGTGGATGCGGGTCCCGAGCAAATCATCAACTTGCAGGGTCCACAGGGGGCTGCCGTGCTGGAGTTGGCGGCCCAAGAGGCCATGTCCACCTTGGCTTTGCGGGTGGTGCAAGGGCCTTTTCGCCTGCAGGGACTGGAGTCGCCACTGGCCCCATCTGTGCGATTGCAAATGGATGTGTTTGGCTATCCCGGTGCCACGGTGGGCGGCTGGCGGCATGTGCGGACCGAGTCACTGACGCCCTGGTGGCCTGAGCGGCCTTATGACCTGGTGGTCTTGGCTTTTGGCACCAACGAGGGCAATGTCCAGCCTTTCAGTGCCCAGTCTTACCGTCAGATGCTGGAGGCCTCGGTCTCCCAGTGGCGAGCGGTTTTTCCGCAAACGGCCTGCTTGCTGATAGCGCCGGGTGACCGGGGTGTTTTGTTGCGGCGTTCCCAAAAAGGTGGCAAATCTTCACCCCAAGCCAAAAAGAAAGTTGCCTCCGATGTGCTGCGTTTTACCCGAGTCCACGATGAGATTGGCCGCATTCAAAAGCAGGTGGCGCAGTCCCATGGTTGCCATGCTTGGAGCATGTTCGAGGCCATGGGGGGCGCAGGCAGTGCGTACCGATGGGCCCGGCAAACCCCGCCTCTGATGGCGCGGGACCTGATCCACTTCACGGTGCCCGGTTATCAGCGCCTGGCACAGTTGATGGCGAAAGATTTGGGCTGGGGCCCGGCCCTTTTTGAAGACTCGGCGGCGCCTGCCGCGAACCGCTGA
- a CDS encoding SGNH/GDSL hydrolase family protein encodes MRRHLSARQLSWLLPGIALLVCVSWLTSLEKYLGARYHFSLEAALPSAVAEALFAPSRWLDDRIRTGGSRPLFRLNWPSSSDVQEVQAPTKRTPEPPQLKDLPPPLPPGEFLATLAQQKLAPGPQRILMAGDSMMQGIAPLFMRDIMRLHPDWQVQDLSRQSTGLTVRRHFDWPVRMVDEMDAQNLTLLVIFLGPNDPWDMLADGRRHVFPSPGWSLNYALRVDEVLSAAVQRQVRVIWVGLPVMKEGRIRDGAVLQNHIFHERAAQWGTDYLATEPLIGALSTPYQKFKLKEDGQRVNLRADDGIHMAPSGLRMINQALLDHIAKALQP; translated from the coding sequence ATGCGACGTCATTTGTCTGCACGCCAACTGAGCTGGCTTTTGCCGGGCATTGCCTTGCTGGTCTGTGTGAGTTGGTTGACCTCCCTGGAGAAATACCTGGGAGCTCGCTACCACTTCAGTCTGGAGGCGGCCTTGCCGTCTGCTGTGGCCGAGGCCTTGTTTGCACCTTCACGCTGGCTGGATGATCGCATTCGCACGGGGGGCTCTAGGCCGCTGTTCCGTTTGAATTGGCCATCTTCGTCGGATGTGCAAGAGGTGCAAGCCCCGACCAAACGAACACCCGAGCCTCCGCAATTGAAGGACCTGCCCCCGCCCTTGCCGCCCGGGGAATTTTTGGCTACCTTGGCGCAGCAAAAGCTGGCGCCCGGTCCCCAGCGCATTTTGATGGCGGGTGACTCGATGATGCAGGGCATTGCCCCCTTGTTCATGCGCGACATCATGCGCTTGCACCCCGATTGGCAAGTGCAGGACTTGAGCCGCCAAAGTACGGGCCTGACCGTGCGTCGACACTTCGACTGGCCCGTGCGCATGGTTGACGAAATGGACGCCCAAAATCTGACCCTGCTGGTGATTTTTTTGGGCCCCAACGACCCTTGGGACATGCTGGCCGATGGTCGCCGTCATGTGTTTCCTTCTCCTGGCTGGTCTTTGAATTACGCTTTGCGGGTGGACGAAGTGTTGTCTGCTGCTGTGCAGCGCCAGGTGCGTGTGATTTGGGTGGGTTTGCCCGTCATGAAAGAAGGCCGGATTCGGGATGGTGCGGTCCTGCAAAACCACATCTTTCACGAGAGGGCCGCGCAATGGGGGACGGATTACCTGGCCACCGAGCCTTTGATCGGCGCTTTGTCGACGCCCTACCAAAAATTCAAACTCAAAGAGGATGGGCAACGCGTGAATTTGCGTGCCGATGACGGCATTCACATGGCGCCCTCAGGCCTTCGGATGATCAACCAAGCCTTGCTGGATCACATTGCGAAGGCCCTGCAGCCATGA
- a CDS encoding MBOAT family O-acyltransferase, producing MSFVSPEFALLCLVFLPIYWSLAGHPRAQRSLLIVSAYGLYATWVPVFAWVLLAYSTVIWALGRWMQRAGAGRLPWVLGLWLAGSFLVFLKYYEFARETFQTLLQLTGFVSLLPVADWVAPVGVSFFTFQAVSYLVMVGRAPALARSWPDVLLFLSFWPTLFAGPIWRAEHFFAQTDETDSARRVGRPRHAWLALYLITLGLLQKVVLASWLSAQVVDPVYKYPDQYASVSLAAAMLGYSLQIFLDFAGYTLVVTGLALLLGYRLPVNFRQPYLARNLSDFWTRWHVSLSSFIRDYIYIPLGGNRLGWGRTQLNVLTGMLISGLWHGANWTFVVWGLLHGLGVVVQNTAKLWGMPAWPRWAAQTLTFVFVTVAWVFFRADSVPQALLMLQGLWHSPAGFWQAEQMPWWGLLGIAALVWGLSPWALRWQRLSVAWLARLGPGLGGALLALLWCVWLYGAPEGVPSFIYYRF from the coding sequence ATGAGTTTTGTCTCGCCCGAGTTCGCACTGTTGTGTTTGGTGTTTTTGCCGATTTACTGGTCTTTGGCGGGGCACCCGCGTGCGCAGCGCAGCTTGCTCATCGTCTCAGCGTATGGTTTGTACGCCACCTGGGTGCCCGTTTTTGCATGGGTTTTGCTGGCTTACAGCACGGTGATTTGGGCTCTGGGCCGTTGGATGCAGCGGGCTGGGGCTGGCCGTTTGCCTTGGGTGCTGGGCCTGTGGTTGGCCGGGTCTTTTCTGGTTTTCCTCAAATATTATGAGTTTGCACGGGAGACCTTTCAGACCCTGTTGCAGCTCACAGGCTTTGTGTCCTTGTTGCCCGTGGCCGATTGGGTGGCCCCTGTGGGCGTGTCGTTTTTTACATTTCAAGCGGTGAGCTACCTGGTGATGGTGGGGCGTGCACCCGCTTTGGCCCGTTCCTGGCCGGATGTGTTGCTGTTCCTGAGCTTTTGGCCGACTTTGTTCGCCGGGCCCATCTGGCGTGCCGAGCACTTTTTTGCCCAGACCGACGAGACAGATTCTGCGCGGCGTGTGGGGCGCCCCCGCCATGCGTGGTTGGCCCTGTATCTGATCACTTTGGGCTTGTTGCAAAAGGTGGTGTTGGCGTCTTGGTTGTCTGCGCAGGTGGTGGATCCGGTTTACAAGTACCCGGACCAATACGCCAGTGTCTCGCTGGCAGCGGCCATGCTGGGCTACAGCTTGCAGATTTTTCTGGATTTTGCGGGCTACACCCTGGTCGTGACGGGCCTGGCTTTGTTGCTGGGATACCGTTTACCGGTCAATTTTCGCCAGCCCTATTTGGCCCGCAACCTGTCGGATTTTTGGACGCGCTGGCATGTGTCCTTGTCGAGCTTCATCCGTGATTACATTTACATTCCCTTAGGGGGGAACCGATTGGGCTGGGGCCGCACACAGCTCAATGTGTTGACAGGCATGCTGATCAGCGGTTTGTGGCACGGTGCCAACTGGACTTTTGTGGTCTGGGGTTTGTTGCACGGGCTGGGCGTTGTGGTTCAAAACACGGCCAAGCTCTGGGGCATGCCTGCTTGGCCGCGCTGGGCCGCGCAAACCCTCACTTTTGTTTTTGTCACCGTGGCCTGGGTGTTTTTCAGGGCCGATTCGGTGCCCCAGGCGCTGCTCATGTTGCAAGGTTTGTGGCACAGTCCGGCTGGTTTTTGGCAGGCTGAGCAAATGCCTTGGTGGGGTTTGTTGGGCATTGCAGCTTTGGTTTGGGGCTTGAGTCCTTGGGCCTTGCGCTGGCAGCGCCTGAGTGTGGCGTGGCTGGCGCGTCTGGGCCCTGGCTTGGGCGGTGCTTTGCTGGCTTTGCTGTGGTGTGTTTGGCTTTACGGGGCCCCTGAAGGTGTGCCCAGTTTCATTTATTACCGGTTTTGA